Proteins encoded in a region of the Vitis riparia cultivar Riparia Gloire de Montpellier isolate 1030 chromosome 7, EGFV_Vit.rip_1.0, whole genome shotgun sequence genome:
- the LOC117918330 gene encoding uncharacterized protein LOC117918330, with translation MGKNRKKTSKTPIEPSVSQQQSCYEGERLLTMLKSLQREIELAKLSNRVLPEKIWFKQQFSIGVNEVTRVLERMTPCSEMGGESAQQPLANPSKLQLPSVRLQAVLVASDSNPRWLTKHLPSLASSRKVPLIFVKDKKGGSLRLGELVKLKTAIAIGIKARENGINQLVEEILHGKEVNLGTDCQELGGVSDAIVE, from the exons ATGGGGAAGAATAGAAAGAAAACTTCCAAAACACCCATCGAACCCTCAGTCTCTCAACAACAAAG TTGCTATGAAGGAGAGCGTCTCCTTACAATGCTCAAATCCCTTCAGAG AGAGATAGAGTTGGCTAAGCTTTCTAATAGAGTTCTACCCGAAAAAATATGGTTCAAG CAACAATTCTCAATTGGGGTGAATGAAGTTACTCGGGTGCTTGAACGGATGACCCCATGTTCTGAGATGGGAGGAGAATCTGCTCAACAGCCTCTTGCCAATCCCAGTAAGCTTCAACTTCCTTCAGTTCGGCTTCAG GCCGTACTTGTGGCTTCCGATAGCAATCCAAGATGGTTGACAAAACATCTGCCAAGCTTGGCATCTTCAAGGAAGGTACCTCTCATCTTTGTCAAAGATAAGAAAGGGGGTTCTTTGAGATTAGGCGAACTTGTTAAGTTAAAAACAGCCATTGCCATTGGGATAAAG GCTAGAGAGAATGGCATCAATCAACTTGTTGAGGAAATTCTTCACGGGAAAGAAGTAAATCTTGGAACAGATTGCCAAGAGTTGGGTGGAGTGTCTGATGCAATCGTTGAGTGA
- the LOC117919322 gene encoding probable polygalacturonase produces MRRFFTLVDVLLVLLLFSEAPWAVWGSPHCDQTSSGVIRPHSVAITEFGAVGDGVTLNTKAFQNAIFYLNSFADKGGAQLFVPAGRWLTGSFDLISHLTLWLDKDAVILGSMNSNDWPVIDPLPSYGRGRELPGRRHRSLIYGCNLTDVIITGDNGTIDGQGSIWWNWFQKKTLNYTRPHLVEFINSTGVVISNVTFLNSPFWTIHPVYCSQVIVQNVTILAPLDSPNTDGIDPDSSNDVCIEDCYISTGDDLIAIKSGWDEYGISYARPSTNIIIRRLVGKTHSSAGIAIGSEMSGGVSEVHAESLQFFNSKTGIRIKTSPGRGGYVRNIYISDMNLVDVNIAIRFTGQYGEHPDEFYDPTALPIIENITVKDVKGENIKFAGLLEGIEGDNFVNICLSNITLNVTSESPWNCSYIHGYSDLVSPEACEPLGERIYPGHVLDCYHLPTHLWSMSNRKRSSWLLSW; encoded by the exons ATGAGGAGATTTTTTACT CTAGTGGATGTGCTTCTGGTACTTCTTTTGTTCAGTGAAGCTCCATGGGCTGTCTGGGGCAGCCCACATTGTGACCAGACAAGCTCAGGGGTAATTCGACCTCACAGTGTTGCCATTACAGAATTTGGGGCTGTTGGAGATGGGGTCACGCTCAACACCAAAGCTTTTCAGAATGCCATATTCTATCTCAATTCATTCGCTGACAAGGGCGGGGCCCAGCTTTTTGTCCCAGCTGGCCGGTGGTTGACAGGGAGCTTTGATCTCATCAGTCATCTAACTTTGTGGTTAGACAAGGATGCAGTGATTCTTGGATCTATG AACTCTAATGATTGGCCAGTCATTGATCCTCTACCATCATATGGCCGAGGCAGGGAGTTGCCTGGTAGAAGGCACCGAAGCCTCATTTATGGATGCAATTTGACAGATGTTATTATTACAG GTGACAATGGAACTATTGATGGTCAAGGCAGCATATGGTGGAATTGGTTTCAAAAGAAAACCCTGAACTATACTCGGCCACATCTAGTTGAGTTCATTAACTCAACTGGGGTTGTCATTTCAAATGTGACCTTCTTGAATTCACCATTTTGGACCATCCATCCTGTATATTGCAG CCAAGTCATTGTCCAGAATGTTACAATCCTTGCTCCTCTTGATTCACCGAACACTGATGGCATTGATCCAG ACTCTTCCAATGATGTTTGCATTGAAGACTGTTATATTAGTACTGGTGATGATCTAATAGCCATCAAAAGTGGGTGGGATGAGTATGGCATTTCATACGCTCGTCCAAGTACAAATATCATCATCCGCCGGCTAGTTGGAAAAACCCACTCAAGTGCAGGGATTGCAATTGGGAGTGAGATGTCTGGAGGTGTATCAGAAGTTCATGCAGAAAGCCTCCAGTTCTTCAATTCAAAGACAGGTATCAGGATAAAAACATCTCCTGGTCGGGGTGGTTATGTGAGAAACATCTATATATCAGACATGAACTTGGTTGATGTAAACATAGCGATAAGGTTCACTGGTCAGTATGGGGAGCACCCAGATGAGTTTTACGACCCAACTGCTCTTCccataatagaaaatattactGTAAAAGATGTCAAGGGAGAGAATATTAAATTTGCAGGCCTTTTAGAGGGTATAGAAGGGGATAATTTTGTCAACATTTGCCTCTCCAACATCACTCTCAATGTAACTTCAGAATCTCCATGGAACTGTTCTTATATTCACGGATATTCTGACTTGGTTTCACCAGAGGCTTGTGAACCTCTGGGAGAGAGAATCTACCCTGGGCACGTCTTGGACTGTTACCATCTTCCTACTCACTTATGGAGCATGAGTAATAGAAAAAGAAGTAGTTGGTTGCTGTCATGGTAA
- the LOC117917720 gene encoding protein S-acyltransferase 18 isoform X1, producing MMRRHGWQRPLHPLQIVGMAIYAFLVVSFYCFLGLFLGNRIAEITVTTVFSFVALSVMFLFIRCTAIDPTDKTRLKKKRRSKYGGFSKLNYGFILGQIVVRFFRRMERKILRTCIRRKYLDQWNTTPQIEPLLPFPLVVKDDAIAPDPKEDDISFCALCDFEVKKNSKHCRSCNRCVEGFDHHCRWLNNCIGKRNYTTFFLLLTFVLLMLVIEGGTAVAIFIRCFADKKGIEGELERKLYLEFPRGLLATISVLLVLMTAYGSAALGQLYFFHIVLIRKGMRTYDYILAMREENQPMELDPFNDSDFSSDDSSEFDSPEKPTFVSRFICRGQRMNQNPTRRLSIRIDEDPATSNLIKKQGFRAGIDPWKLIKMSKEKALLAAEKARERLMKQKPVVEHDALQPLPLETKSGPLMNPERKTVNDHSSLSPLTSKGTFPGSPGRLSSPRRRFSSSPTVLSGVVPSPKHKYRSNFDLKLTEVSRELETYISRQVLCSVLKKDGSEASPR from the exons ATGATGAGACGCCATGGCTGGCAGCGACCCCTTCATCCTTTACAG ATAGTGGGCATGGCTATTTATGCTTTTCTGGTGGTCTCATTCTATTGTTTCCTGGGGCTTTTCCTTGGAAACAGAATTGCCGAGATTACAGTGACTACAGTCTTTTCCTTTGTG GCCCTTTCGGTCATGTTTCTATTTATAAGATGCACTGCCATTGATCCAACTGACAAAACCAGattaaagaagaagagaagatcCAAGTATGGTGGATTCTCAAAGTTAAATTATGGATTCATATTGGGCCAGATTGTTGTGAGATTTTTTAGGAGGATGGAAAGGAAGATCCTTCGAACTTGTATAAGAAGGAAGTACCTAGATCAATGGAATACCACACCTCAAATTGAGCCCTTGCTTCCATTTCCCCTTGTTGTAAAAGATGACGCCATTGCTCCTGACCCAAAAGAGGATGACATCTCATTTTGCGCCCTTTGTGATTTTGAG GTTAAAAAAAACAGCAAGCACTGTAGGTCCTGCAACCGGTGCGTTGAAGGGTTTGATCACCATTGCAGG TGGTTGAACAACTGTATTGGGAAAAGGAATTACACAACATTCTTTCTTCTATTGACATTTGTATTGTTGATG CTTGTCATAGAAGGAGGTACTGCCGTAGCCATATTCATCAGGTGCTTTGCAGATAAGAAAGGGATAGAGGGGGAGCTGGAGAGGAAACTCTATTTAGAGTTTCCACGAGGCCTACTTGCAACCATATCA GTCCTTTTGGTTCTGATGACTGCATATGGTTCAGCAGcattgggacaactttatttctTTCACATTGTCCTCATTCGGAAG GGAATGAGAACATATGATTACATATTGGCAATGAGAGAGGAGAACCAACCTATGGAACTAGATCCATTCAACGATTCAGACTTTTCTTCAGATGATAGCTCTGAATTTGATTCACCTGAAAAGCCAACATTTGTGTCTCGGTTTATATGCAGAGGACAGAGAATGAATCAG AACCCGACAAGAAGACTGTCCATAAGAATTGATGAAGATCCTGCAACCTCCAACTTGATCAAGAAGCAAGGCTTTCGAGCAGGCATTGACCCCTGGAAATTGATCAAGATGAGCAAAGAGAAAGCTCTTCTGGCAGCTGAGAAAGCCAGAGAAAGGCTCATGAAACAGAAACCAGTTGTGGAACATGATGCATTGCAGCCACTGCCATTGGAGACGAAAAGTGGACCTCTAATGAACCCAGAGAGGAAAACAGTAAATGATCATTCAAGCTTGTCGCCTCTCACTTCAAAAGGGACATTTCCAGGGTCACCTGGACGATTGTCTAGCCCAAGAAGAAGATTTTCCAGCTCTCCCACTGTACTCTCTGGTGTTGTGCCATCACCAAAGCACAAGTATAGGAGCAACTTCGACTTGAAGTTAACTGAGGTGTCCAGGGAGCTTGAAACATATATTTCAAGGCAGGTTCTGTGTTCAGTTTTGAAGAAGGATGGGAGTGAGGCATCCCCCAGATAG
- the LOC117917720 gene encoding protein S-acyltransferase 18 isoform X2 — protein MMRRHGWQRPLHPLQIVGMAIYAFLVVSFYCFLGLFLGNRIAEITVTTVFSFVALSVMFLFIRCTAIDPTDKTRLKKKRRSKYGGFSKLNYGFILGQIVVRFFRRMERKILRTCIRRKYLDQWNTTPQIEPLLPFPLVVKDDAIAPDPKEDDISFCALCDFEVKKNSKHCRSCNRCVEGFDHHCRLVIEGGTAVAIFIRCFADKKGIEGELERKLYLEFPRGLLATISVLLVLMTAYGSAALGQLYFFHIVLIRKGMRTYDYILAMREENQPMELDPFNDSDFSSDDSSEFDSPEKPTFVSRFICRGQRMNQNPTRRLSIRIDEDPATSNLIKKQGFRAGIDPWKLIKMSKEKALLAAEKARERLMKQKPVVEHDALQPLPLETKSGPLMNPERKTVNDHSSLSPLTSKGTFPGSPGRLSSPRRRFSSSPTVLSGVVPSPKHKYRSNFDLKLTEVSRELETYISRQVLCSVLKKDGSEASPR, from the exons ATGATGAGACGCCATGGCTGGCAGCGACCCCTTCATCCTTTACAG ATAGTGGGCATGGCTATTTATGCTTTTCTGGTGGTCTCATTCTATTGTTTCCTGGGGCTTTTCCTTGGAAACAGAATTGCCGAGATTACAGTGACTACAGTCTTTTCCTTTGTG GCCCTTTCGGTCATGTTTCTATTTATAAGATGCACTGCCATTGATCCAACTGACAAAACCAGattaaagaagaagagaagatcCAAGTATGGTGGATTCTCAAAGTTAAATTATGGATTCATATTGGGCCAGATTGTTGTGAGATTTTTTAGGAGGATGGAAAGGAAGATCCTTCGAACTTGTATAAGAAGGAAGTACCTAGATCAATGGAATACCACACCTCAAATTGAGCCCTTGCTTCCATTTCCCCTTGTTGTAAAAGATGACGCCATTGCTCCTGACCCAAAAGAGGATGACATCTCATTTTGCGCCCTTTGTGATTTTGAG GTTAAAAAAAACAGCAAGCACTGTAGGTCCTGCAACCGGTGCGTTGAAGGGTTTGATCACCATTGCAGG CTTGTCATAGAAGGAGGTACTGCCGTAGCCATATTCATCAGGTGCTTTGCAGATAAGAAAGGGATAGAGGGGGAGCTGGAGAGGAAACTCTATTTAGAGTTTCCACGAGGCCTACTTGCAACCATATCA GTCCTTTTGGTTCTGATGACTGCATATGGTTCAGCAGcattgggacaactttatttctTTCACATTGTCCTCATTCGGAAG GGAATGAGAACATATGATTACATATTGGCAATGAGAGAGGAGAACCAACCTATGGAACTAGATCCATTCAACGATTCAGACTTTTCTTCAGATGATAGCTCTGAATTTGATTCACCTGAAAAGCCAACATTTGTGTCTCGGTTTATATGCAGAGGACAGAGAATGAATCAG AACCCGACAAGAAGACTGTCCATAAGAATTGATGAAGATCCTGCAACCTCCAACTTGATCAAGAAGCAAGGCTTTCGAGCAGGCATTGACCCCTGGAAATTGATCAAGATGAGCAAAGAGAAAGCTCTTCTGGCAGCTGAGAAAGCCAGAGAAAGGCTCATGAAACAGAAACCAGTTGTGGAACATGATGCATTGCAGCCACTGCCATTGGAGACGAAAAGTGGACCTCTAATGAACCCAGAGAGGAAAACAGTAAATGATCATTCAAGCTTGTCGCCTCTCACTTCAAAAGGGACATTTCCAGGGTCACCTGGACGATTGTCTAGCCCAAGAAGAAGATTTTCCAGCTCTCCCACTGTACTCTCTGGTGTTGTGCCATCACCAAAGCACAAGTATAGGAGCAACTTCGACTTGAAGTTAACTGAGGTGTCCAGGGAGCTTGAAACATATATTTCAAGGCAGGTTCTGTGTTCAGTTTTGAAGAAGGATGGGAGTGAGGCATCCCCCAGATAG
- the LOC117919162 gene encoding probable WRKY transcription factor 47 isoform X1, whose amino-acid sequence MDKPRPEFAFLRSDDFLRPNSSVHETVSTDQKQPIKEMDFFSRNNQHNQPNEQESNRGSSTRTEAAAGVNTGLDLLSLNTGIQRSGNDNLNIRPKTEFDTLQVELERVRDENRKLRSMLEQITKSYGDLQGQLLMAMGEAARLKKDDTTCKPGTRQLMDPRPSGGLDINEASVSDEKNQEGSVSPANTTEVMSNESEHHKIPSAGKKTCFGDGPDQGSTHRWGSPKSPTLLDPSKSEEQASEVPFRKARVSVRARSEAPLISDGCQWRKYGQKMAKGNPCPRAYYRCTMAAGCPVRKQVQRCAEDKTILITTYEGNHNHPLPPAATAMANSTSAAAAMLLSGSNTSKEALVNSAGFFHPMPYLSTMASLSASAPFPTITLDLTQGTNPMHFHRGPPSSTTFPSPLHACPQLIGQPLYAPPKIPVLPSAQMGHRHPSMVETVTAAITSDPNFTAALAAAISTIIGAPRSSYGNTPNSHGENSKPFSGMPALPGSPQLPQSCTTFSTN is encoded by the exons ATGGACAAGCCACGCCCTGAATTCGCATTTTTACGCTCCGACGACTTTCTCCGACCGAATTCCAGCGTCCACGAAACTGTCTCGACGGATCAGAAACAGCCCATCAAGGAGATGGACTTCTTCTCCAGGAATAATCAACATAATCAGCCAAATGAGCAGGAGAGCAACCGCGGATCGTCCACTCGGACTGAGGCTGCAGCAGGCGTAAAC ACCGGATTGGATCTGCTGAGTTTGAATACTGGAATTCAAAGATCGGGAAATGATAATCTCAATATTCGACCAAAAACTGAG TTCGACACACTCCAAGTAGAATTGGAGAGAGTGAGAGATGAGAATCGGAAGCTGAGAAGCATGTTGGAACAGATTACCAAAAGTTACGGTGATCTCCAAGGCCAACTGCTTATGGCCATGGGAGAAGCAGCCAGACTGAAG AAGGATGATACAACTTGCAAGCCAGGGACCAGACAGTTGATGGACCCACGGCCATCCGGTGGATTAGATATTAATGAAGCTTCCGTATCGGATGAGAAGAACCAAGAAGGGTCAGTTTCTCCAGCTAATACTACGGAGGTGATGTCAAATGAAAGTGAACATCACAAGATTCCAAGTGCCGGGAAGAAAACTTGTTTTGGAGATGGTCCTGATCAAGGGTCGACCCACAGATGGGGTTCCCCTAAAAGCCCAACGCTACTAGATCCATCAAAGAGTGAAGAACAAGCTTCGGAGGTCCCTTTCAGGAAGGCAAGAGTGTCCGTACGAGCAAGATCCGAAGCTCCTTTG ATAAGCGATGGATGTCAATGGAGGAAATATGGACAAAAGATGGCCAAGGGTAACCCTTGCCCTCGTGCCTACTATCGATGCACCATGGCCGCTGGATGCCCGGTTCGTAAGCAG GTTCAAAGATGTGCTGAGGACAAGACCATTCTCATAACAACTTATGAGGGAAATCATAATCACCCTCTCCCACCAGCAGCTACAGCCATGGCAAATTCAACATCAGCAGCAGCAGCCATGCTACTATCAGGTTCAAATACTAGCAAGGAAGCGCTAGTAAATTCTGCAGGCTTCTTCCATCCTATGCCCTACTTATCAACCATGGCCAGCCTATCCGCCTCTGCACCATTTCCTACCATCACCCTCGACTTGACGCAAGGCACCAATCCCATGCACTTCCATCGAGGCCCCCCTTCTTCCACCACGTTTCCTTCTCCTTTGCATGCTTGCCCACAACTCATAGGGCAACCCTTGTACGCCCCTCCCAAGATTCCCGTCCTGCCATCAGCTCAAATGGGGCATCGACATCCTAGCATGGTCGAGACGGTTACTGCAGCCATCACATCTGACCCTAACTTCACCGCAGCCCTAGCTGCAGCCATCTCCACAATTATCGGAGCACCAAGGAGCAGTTATGGCAACACCCCGAACAGCCATGGTGAGAACAGCAAACCCTTTTCCGGGATGCCTGCATTGCCAGGGTCCCCCCAGCTCCCTCAATCCTGTACCACCTTCTCCACCAATTAG
- the LOC117919162 gene encoding probable WRKY transcription factor 47 isoform X2 yields MDKPRPEFAFLRSDDFLRPNSSVHETVSTDQKQPIKEMDFFSRNNQHNQPNEQESNRGSSTRTEAAAGVNTGLDLLSLNTGIQRSGNDNLNIRPKTEFDTLQVELERVRDENRKLRSMLEQITKSYGDLQGQLLMAMGEAARLKDDTTCKPGTRQLMDPRPSGGLDINEASVSDEKNQEGSVSPANTTEVMSNESEHHKIPSAGKKTCFGDGPDQGSTHRWGSPKSPTLLDPSKSEEQASEVPFRKARVSVRARSEAPLISDGCQWRKYGQKMAKGNPCPRAYYRCTMAAGCPVRKQVQRCAEDKTILITTYEGNHNHPLPPAATAMANSTSAAAAMLLSGSNTSKEALVNSAGFFHPMPYLSTMASLSASAPFPTITLDLTQGTNPMHFHRGPPSSTTFPSPLHACPQLIGQPLYAPPKIPVLPSAQMGHRHPSMVETVTAAITSDPNFTAALAAAISTIIGAPRSSYGNTPNSHGENSKPFSGMPALPGSPQLPQSCTTFSTN; encoded by the exons ATGGACAAGCCACGCCCTGAATTCGCATTTTTACGCTCCGACGACTTTCTCCGACCGAATTCCAGCGTCCACGAAACTGTCTCGACGGATCAGAAACAGCCCATCAAGGAGATGGACTTCTTCTCCAGGAATAATCAACATAATCAGCCAAATGAGCAGGAGAGCAACCGCGGATCGTCCACTCGGACTGAGGCTGCAGCAGGCGTAAAC ACCGGATTGGATCTGCTGAGTTTGAATACTGGAATTCAAAGATCGGGAAATGATAATCTCAATATTCGACCAAAAACTGAG TTCGACACACTCCAAGTAGAATTGGAGAGAGTGAGAGATGAGAATCGGAAGCTGAGAAGCATGTTGGAACAGATTACCAAAAGTTACGGTGATCTCCAAGGCCAACTGCTTATGGCCATGGGAGAAGCAGCCAGACTGAAG GATGATACAACTTGCAAGCCAGGGACCAGACAGTTGATGGACCCACGGCCATCCGGTGGATTAGATATTAATGAAGCTTCCGTATCGGATGAGAAGAACCAAGAAGGGTCAGTTTCTCCAGCTAATACTACGGAGGTGATGTCAAATGAAAGTGAACATCACAAGATTCCAAGTGCCGGGAAGAAAACTTGTTTTGGAGATGGTCCTGATCAAGGGTCGACCCACAGATGGGGTTCCCCTAAAAGCCCAACGCTACTAGATCCATCAAAGAGTGAAGAACAAGCTTCGGAGGTCCCTTTCAGGAAGGCAAGAGTGTCCGTACGAGCAAGATCCGAAGCTCCTTTG ATAAGCGATGGATGTCAATGGAGGAAATATGGACAAAAGATGGCCAAGGGTAACCCTTGCCCTCGTGCCTACTATCGATGCACCATGGCCGCTGGATGCCCGGTTCGTAAGCAG GTTCAAAGATGTGCTGAGGACAAGACCATTCTCATAACAACTTATGAGGGAAATCATAATCACCCTCTCCCACCAGCAGCTACAGCCATGGCAAATTCAACATCAGCAGCAGCAGCCATGCTACTATCAGGTTCAAATACTAGCAAGGAAGCGCTAGTAAATTCTGCAGGCTTCTTCCATCCTATGCCCTACTTATCAACCATGGCCAGCCTATCCGCCTCTGCACCATTTCCTACCATCACCCTCGACTTGACGCAAGGCACCAATCCCATGCACTTCCATCGAGGCCCCCCTTCTTCCACCACGTTTCCTTCTCCTTTGCATGCTTGCCCACAACTCATAGGGCAACCCTTGTACGCCCCTCCCAAGATTCCCGTCCTGCCATCAGCTCAAATGGGGCATCGACATCCTAGCATGGTCGAGACGGTTACTGCAGCCATCACATCTGACCCTAACTTCACCGCAGCCCTAGCTGCAGCCATCTCCACAATTATCGGAGCACCAAGGAGCAGTTATGGCAACACCCCGAACAGCCATGGTGAGAACAGCAAACCCTTTTCCGGGATGCCTGCATTGCCAGGGTCCCCCCAGCTCCCTCAATCCTGTACCACCTTCTCCACCAATTAG